The Helianthus annuus cultivar XRQ/B chromosome 16, HanXRQr2.0-SUNRISE, whole genome shotgun sequence genome includes a window with the following:
- the LOC110919625 gene encoding protein STRUBBELIG-RECEPTOR FAMILY 8-like, whose protein sequence is MHMLRYLHEVCLPSVVHRNIKSANILLDEELNPHLSYCGLAALTPNAELEVATQLVGSFSYSAPEFVLSSIYTIKSVVYGFGVVMLELLTDRKPQYSTIVKTVRHPPDEKRKKFVKFQEATIKDIERCFGVLQQR, encoded by the exons ATGCACATGTTAAG GTACTTGCATGAAGTTTGCCTACCTTCTGTTGTACATAGAAACATAAAATCAGCAAATATTTTACTTGATGAAGAACTCAATCCTCATTTATCATACTGTGGTTTAGCTGCCCTCACTCCAAACGCGGAGCTAGAG GTGGCGACACAGTTGGTCGGCTCATTTAGTTATAGTGCTCCTGAATTTGTGTTGTCCAGCATATACACTATAAAAAGTGTTGTTTATGGCTTTGGAGTGGTGATGTTGGAGTTGTTGACTGATCGGAAGCCACAGTACTCTACAATTGTTAAAACTGTTAGACATCCGCCAGatgaaaaaagaaagaaatttgtCAAGTTTCAAGAAGCGACGATAAAAGATATTGAACGGTGTTTTGGTGTTCTCCAACAAAGATGA